GGTTTTACCCTTTATCACATGCCAATCTACCCAAAGATGCAAGCCCTGATTAAGGCGGGCAAATTTGGCGAAATTAAAATGATCCAAATTAATTTTGGCTCACTCAAGGACTACGATCCGCAGAATCGCTTCTTTAATAAAGACCTTGCTGGTGGTGCATTGCTGGATATTGGTGGCTATGCAACAGCTTTTGCTATTAGTTTCATGGATGAATATCCTGAAAGTATCAATACCACGGTAAAATTCTTTGAAACTGGCGTTGACGAAGAAAGCGGCATCATTTTGAAGAATTCAAAAGGTCAAATGGCAGTGATGTCCCTCTCAATGCGGGCTAAGCAGCCTAAGCGTGGTTTAGTTTCGGGTACCAAAGGTTATTTTGAAATCAATCAATACCCACGCGGCACTGAAGCGGACATTACTTACACCCAGAGTGCCCATGAAGAAAGCTATGATAAAGTGACTGCTGGAGAGGCTGACCAAGCACTTGAATATGAAGTCACTGATTTTCAAAAGTATATTGAACAAGGTCATGACGAAGGCGAATTAGAAAAATCTCGCATGATCGCCCATATTTTAACCAGTATTAGAACTGCCTGGGGCATGACTTATCCATTTGATAACGAGGAATAATTAGTTGGATTTCAAACGGGATCGATACATAACATCGGTCCCTTTTATTTGCACTTATTGCTTATTTTCTGCGACATATTTTTCTAGTCGTTTCAAGCCTTCTTTGATCTGATCCATCGACGTTGCGTAAGACAAACGAATATATCCTGCTCCACCTTTAGCAAAAAATGAGCCCGCAATTACAGCAACATGCCCCTTTTCAGCCAGGTCATAAATAAACTTGGTATCATCTTGTTCCAAGCCTGCTGGAATTTTGGCAAAAATGTAGAAGGCACCTTTAGGCTTAACGCATTCAAAGCCTAACTTGGTTAATCCTTCATAAAGCACATCACGCCGCTTTTGGAATTCTTTCTTCATCGGCTGTGCATCGTTCATTCCATTGCCTAGTGCTTCTTCAGCTGCATCCTGCATTGGCGTTGGTTCCGTCGTTGTGATTGCTTGGTGAATCTTAGCCAGTTGATCCAAAATCGGCTTAGGCGCAGCTACCACACCGATTCTATAGCCAGTCATTGCCCAAGCTTTTGACACGCCATTCATTAAAACAACTTGATCATGTAAAGTCTTTTCCATCGAAGCATGTGGCTGATCATAATTCAATTCGCTATAAATTTCATCGGCAAGAACAAAGATTGGTTTGTCGCGCACCACATCAGCTAGCGCATCGAGCTCAGCCTGCGAGTACATAACGCCTGTTGGGTTAGTCGGATAGTTCATCACCAATGCCTTAACTCGATCGCCATATTTATCCAAAGCTGCTTGCAACTTAGCCGGCGTTAACTTGAAGCCATCATCAGACGTGTCGATTTGTTCAACCGTTGCGCCCATTGATAGTGCATCCCCGATATAAAGCGGAAAAATCGGTGTCGGCATCAAAACAGCGTCGCCCGGATTAAGCACCGCGGTCAAAAAGTCATAGATCGATTCCGTTACCCCATTGGTGATCAGAATTTCGCTTGGATCATACTTTTGCCCATATTTTTCAGCTAAAAAGTCGGCTGCTGCCTTACGCAAACCTGGAGTCCCGTTAGATGGCGCATAGTGTGAATGGCTATTAGCAATGCTGGCTTCAGCCGCTTTTTTAATATGCTCTAGCGTGTTAAAGTCAGGCTCACCAATCGTGAATTTGACGATGTCCGAAATTTTGTTGATGTAAGCTGCAAAGGCCAAAATCTGCCCTGGCTTTTGTTCAGCCAAGCCTTTTTTCATATGTTTTGTTAAGTCGACCATGATTTTTCCTCCTTATATCTGAACTAAATTAATTCAAATATAGGAGTCTTTTTAATCTTTGTCAAAGGAAATATTAATTTTGATATCTAAAGTGCACATTAAATCCAATAATTAACAAAGCATAAATACTATAAATAACCGTAACAGGCGGATACATTGCCTGACACTTTATCAGCAAAAGAATAATTAAAACTATCACCCAAACAATCGTTAATATTCTAAAACGTTGAAAATATGACAAATCGGTAAAGCCACTGTCAAAGCTATATCAGCTATTAAGATAGTAAAATCCACTGGATATGATTTGATATAAAAAGCTTGAAATATCGGCAATGCCTCTGACAGTAAAAAGATAGAACTAATAATCCCACATATTAAAAGCAACTAATTAAGTATCTTTTTATAGTCTTTCATTAAATCAAGAACTTCTCTTTCTTCATGTACCAGTGCTTAATCACCGTAGTCAATGCAATGTACAAAGTCAAAAGTACAAGAACTACCAGAACATAATATTCTGGGATCGGACCGAATTTCATTACCTTAGCCAAGCTTGGGATGTAAGGCATTGCAGTACCGATCAATCCTGCACCGATCGTAGCGAGCATGACAACTGGTGAAGAATGTTGTTGGATAAATGGAACGGCTGGATCACGCAATGCTTGAATAACCATTTCTTGTGTCCAGAGTGATTCGATGAACCAGCCACTCCAGAAGATGGCCATAAAGACAGCCTTTTGCCCTGGAGTAGCAGCCACATAACTTGTGCCCACAGTACTTGGACAAATCCAGAAGTAAAGCAAGGCAAACGTAATGACATCAAAGATTGAAGATGTCGGACCAAAGAAGAACATGAACTTAGGCAACTTCTTTGTCTCCCACTTACGTGGTACTTCCAAGTATTTTTCACCAACTCTATCAAATGGAAGTGACAAACAAGATGTCCCATAGATCAAGTCTAGAATCAACAATTGCATTGGAAGCATTGGCAAAAATGGTAGGAATGATGAAGCAACCAAGATCGATAAAATATTACCAAAGTTAGATGACAACGTAATCTTGATGTATTTCATCGTGTTGGCAAAGATCTGACGGCCGATTCTGACACCGTGCTCCAAGATGAGGAGACTCTTGTGCAGCAAAATAATGTCCGCACTCTTTTTTGCAATATCAACAGCCGTATCAACTGAGATTGCTACATCGGCCTTCTTCATAGCTGGCGTATCGTTGATACCGTCTCCCATGTAAGCAACCGTGTGACCATTTTCCTTCAAAATCTGAATAATTCTAGCCTTTGACTCTGGTGAAAGCTTTACAAAGAGGCTACATTCTTCAACCATCTTTTTAACTTCATCGTCGCTCTTACCAGCAAAGTCTTTTTCACTATAAATATACTTGGTGTTCAAGCCTACTCTTGAAGCAACACTCTTAGTTACAGCAGCGTTATCACCAGTCAAAATCTTCACGGTAATACCGTCTTGCTTTAACTTCTTAAGCACGTCCTTAACGTCATCCTTAGGTGGATCAAGGAAGGCCAAGAATCCGGTTAGGATCAAATCTTT
This is a stretch of genomic DNA from Lactobacillus crispatus. It encodes these proteins:
- a CDS encoding Gfo/Idh/MocA family protein, which codes for MKKFNWGIIGTGWIAHDMADALNKVNGEIYAAANPNEEALHVFVQEKHVQHAFTNPDEMINDPNIDIIYIATPHTFHYDYIKKALNAGKHVFCEKAITINARQFDEVAQLAKEKQLILMEGFTLYHMPIYPKMQALIKAGKFGEIKMIQINFGSLKDYDPQNRFFNKDLAGGALLDIGGYATAFAISFMDEYPESINTTVKFFETGVDEESGIILKNSKGQMAVMSLSMRAKQPKRGLVSGTKGYFEINQYPRGTEADITYTQSAHEESYDKVTAGEADQALEYEVTDFQKYIEQGHDEGELEKSRMIAHILTSIRTAWGMTYPFDNEE
- a CDS encoding aminotransferase class I/II-fold pyridoxal phosphate-dependent enzyme, which produces MVDLTKHMKKGLAEQKPGQILAFAAYINKISDIVKFTIGEPDFNTLEHIKKAAEASIANSHSHYAPSNGTPGLRKAAADFLAEKYGQKYDPSEILITNGVTESIYDFLTAVLNPGDAVLMPTPIFPLYIGDALSMGATVEQIDTSDDGFKLTPAKLQAALDKYGDRVKALVMNYPTNPTGVMYSQAELDALADVVRDKPIFVLADEIYSELNYDQPHASMEKTLHDQVVLMNGVSKAWAMTGYRIGVVAAPKPILDQLAKIHQAITTTEPTPMQDAAEEALGNGMNDAQPMKKEFQKRRDVLYEGLTKLGFECVKPKGAFYIFAKIPAGLEQDDTKFIYDLAEKGHVAVIAGSFFAKGGAGYIRLSYATSMDQIKEGLKRLEKYVAENKQ